From Pseudoalteromonas sp. R3, one genomic window encodes:
- a CDS encoding lantibiotic dehydratase, with product MSKQLKNEDFFVIRTPRLGLEQLAQFGEDNADTNVLLAAWLATPGVEEAIYLASPSLLERIEQWRTKPESKQGKKVAHALIKYMVRMCSRPTPFGLFSGIHQGNIADSTELTVADLGEDSRKTRLDMFYLNALKEHFIKHASRSDTLTYKPNTSHYFIADQCRYIETYLSEETMQYRLSAVESDEYFRFVLDAARDGKSFNALVAQFREQYAEAELEEVEAYIQDLIDEGVLLADIPLPLTGESPDRALLKSITAINELDTADKLATALAQIDALDSQKTGEIKPYKQLLEHLQSLPVKVQENKLFQSDIYRQFNDCQLSGQEVLRLQKQLELIAGLSVSEQGSSLNQFMTKFNARFEGQFVPLDKILDDESGIGISTETGYEAPLVAGLNLARSGSSQQSAPEISVLDGLVEDALSQPQNRAKDCVVLRGKELKQKITNKEAVTKFPFSFATMVSLYQDDRGNPVYKFNGCYGPSAANLLGRFCHLDEGLKDNVVAHLESEQAHSDDVILAEVVHMPEGRPGNVIARPHLRQYEIVFLADSALEDEYQIPLSDLYVWVEGQKVKLWSKRLNKQVVPRLSSAHNYSARSLSAYKFLCMLQHQDGRPPQFKLPGSLDRASFVPRLMLDNLILNEKTWRIDRTELEAISKKGQFDRTKLDALLDTYQLDPQVSFAMADNVLQLDLRNPDMFAILLAETKGHRRVELKEVLSNHYPSRVVDAQGNHYSNEVIIPFINEHANVHRHFSDDPLGNITAAPLKRRFSAGSEWLSLKIYSGNSLVEQLLTEELLPLIEQNSELYDKWFFIRYGDPDWHLRLRFHGDPGLLCGQLLPKLNALLDPKVESGELHKVELMTYEREVERYGGPESMALVESLFMYDSALIAKTCALVDEYGEDVRWRMALAHTHKLLDLFEYDDATRFALISQLRDGFGREFNETSVLRKQLGNRYRDYEAQLDKDFALLTKQTDAQADEAQQALFEILSQWYMAAEPVVGVLNRMIDEGKLNCTKDTLMGSLLHMHNNRMFKAYGREQELVIHDMLRRKYFSADKKAD from the coding sequence ATGTCTAAACAGCTAAAAAATGAAGATTTTTTTGTAATTCGTACGCCCCGTCTGGGGCTTGAGCAACTGGCCCAGTTTGGCGAAGACAATGCCGACACCAATGTCTTGCTGGCTGCCTGGCTCGCCACACCGGGGGTCGAAGAGGCCATCTATCTTGCGAGCCCGTCATTACTTGAGCGAATCGAACAGTGGCGTACTAAGCCAGAGTCCAAGCAGGGCAAAAAAGTCGCCCATGCTTTGATTAAATACATGGTCCGCATGTGCTCACGACCAACACCTTTTGGTCTGTTTTCAGGGATCCATCAGGGTAACATTGCTGATAGTACTGAACTGACGGTCGCGGATCTCGGTGAAGACAGTCGTAAAACCCGACTCGACATGTTCTATCTGAATGCACTTAAAGAGCACTTTATCAAGCACGCGTCCCGCTCAGATACATTGACCTACAAACCGAATACCTCGCATTACTTCATCGCCGATCAGTGTCGATATATCGAGACATATTTGTCAGAAGAGACCATGCAATATCGTCTGAGTGCGGTAGAGAGTGATGAGTATTTCCGCTTTGTACTGGACGCTGCGCGCGATGGTAAGAGTTTTAATGCTTTGGTGGCACAGTTCCGTGAACAGTATGCTGAAGCCGAGCTTGAAGAAGTGGAAGCCTATATCCAGGACCTGATTGACGAGGGAGTGCTGCTGGCAGACATTCCGCTGCCGCTGACCGGTGAGTCACCGGATCGCGCGTTACTGAAGTCGATCACCGCCATCAATGAACTCGACACGGCTGATAAACTAGCTACTGCGCTGGCGCAAATAGACGCTCTGGATAGCCAAAAAACAGGTGAAATTAAACCTTATAAACAACTGCTGGAGCACCTGCAAAGCCTGCCTGTGAAAGTACAGGAAAACAAGCTGTTTCAGAGCGATATTTATCGTCAGTTTAATGACTGCCAATTGTCAGGGCAGGAAGTTTTACGTCTGCAAAAGCAGCTGGAGCTGATTGCTGGCCTGAGTGTGTCTGAGCAGGGCAGTTCACTTAACCAGTTTATGACTAAGTTCAATGCGCGTTTTGAGGGGCAGTTTGTACCGCTGGATAAAATTCTGGATGATGAATCCGGCATTGGCATTTCAACGGAAACCGGGTATGAAGCACCTCTGGTTGCGGGTCTGAACCTGGCTCGCAGTGGCAGTAGTCAGCAGAGCGCACCTGAAATTAGCGTACTGGATGGCCTCGTGGAGGATGCGCTGAGTCAGCCTCAAAACCGTGCAAAAGACTGTGTTGTGCTGCGTGGTAAAGAGCTGAAGCAAAAAATCACCAATAAAGAAGCCGTGACTAAGTTCCCATTCTCTTTCGCGACTATGGTGAGCTTGTATCAGGACGACCGGGGAAATCCGGTTTACAAATTCAACGGCTGTTACGGTCCATCAGCTGCTAATCTGCTGGGTCGTTTTTGTCATCTGGATGAAGGGCTTAAAGACAATGTAGTGGCGCATTTGGAATCTGAGCAGGCACACAGCGACGACGTGATTTTGGCAGAAGTCGTCCACATGCCAGAGGGACGCCCGGGGAATGTGATTGCACGCCCACATCTGCGCCAGTACGAAATCGTCTTCCTGGCAGACAGTGCACTGGAAGATGAGTATCAGATCCCATTGAGCGACCTGTATGTCTGGGTTGAAGGGCAAAAAGTGAAATTATGGAGTAAGCGACTGAACAAACAAGTCGTACCGCGCTTGTCTAGTGCTCACAACTACTCTGCTCGCAGCCTGAGTGCCTATAAGTTCTTATGTATGTTGCAACATCAGGATGGCAGACCACCGCAATTTAAGTTGCCTGGCAGCCTGGATCGTGCCTCTTTTGTGCCACGCCTGATGTTGGATAACCTGATCCTGAATGAAAAAACCTGGCGCATTGACAGAACAGAGCTTGAAGCTATCAGTAAAAAAGGCCAGTTTGATCGTACTAAACTGGATGCACTACTTGATACTTATCAGCTCGATCCGCAAGTCAGCTTTGCTATGGCTGATAACGTGCTTCAGCTGGACCTGCGCAACCCGGATATGTTTGCGATTTTACTTGCTGAAACCAAAGGTCATCGCCGGGTTGAGCTCAAAGAAGTGCTCAGCAATCATTATCCTTCACGAGTGGTGGATGCACAGGGGAATCACTACAGCAATGAAGTGATTATTCCATTTATCAATGAGCATGCTAACGTTCACCGCCATTTCAGTGATGATCCTTTGGGGAACATCACGGCTGCACCTTTGAAGCGTCGCTTTAGTGCAGGTTCGGAATGGCTGAGTCTGAAGATTTACTCAGGCAACTCTCTGGTCGAGCAATTACTGACCGAAGAACTACTGCCACTGATTGAGCAAAATAGTGAGCTGTACGACAAATGGTTCTTCATTCGTTATGGCGATCCAGACTGGCACCTGCGCCTGCGTTTCCATGGTGATCCAGGGTTGCTATGTGGCCAGCTACTGCCAAAATTGAATGCGTTACTCGACCCGAAAGTGGAAAGTGGCGAGCTACATAAAGTCGAACTGATGACCTATGAGCGTGAGGTTGAGCGCTATGGTGGTCCTGAGTCGATGGCATTGGTTGAATCCCTGTTTATGTACGACAGTGCGCTTATTGCAAAAACCTGCGCGCTGGTGGACGAATACGGTGAAGACGTACGCTGGCGTATGGCGCTGGCACACACCCACAAACTACTGGATCTGTTTGAATACGATGATGCTACACGCTTTGCGCTGATCAGCCAGTTACGCGATGGTTTTGGCAGAGAGTTTAATGAAACCAGTGTCTTGCGTAAGCAGTTAGGTAACCGTTATCGTGACTATGAAGCGCAACTGGATAAGGACTTTGCACTGTTGACCAAACAAACGGATGCGCAAGCTGACGAAGCACAACAGGCGCTGTTTGAGATCCTGTCACAATGGTACATGGCGGCAGAGCCTGTGGTTGGGGTTCTCAACCGTATGATCGACGAAGGTAAACTCAACTGTACCAAAGATACGCTGATGGGGTCTTTGTTGCACATGCACAATAACCGTATGTTCAAAGCCTATGGTCGCGAACAAGAGCTGGTTATTCACGATATGCTCCGTCGTAAGTACTTCTCGGCAGATAAAAAAGCCGACTAA